The following are encoded together in the Lathyrus oleraceus cultivar Zhongwan6 chromosome 3, CAAS_Psat_ZW6_1.0, whole genome shotgun sequence genome:
- the LOC127126398 gene encoding probable calcium-binding protein CML35 — translation MKFINPKNLSPKHLFRSKKEKSSVSRSDPLSFGSASSSDDSTHKAVTGGSQTPTSVLPEASSSSWSDVTVEVQWELAQAFRLIDRDNDGVVSREELEAVLTRLGARPPSSEEIEMMLSEVDSDGRGCISVESIMNRIGSGSASASDPNPEEELREAFEVFDTDRDGRISAEELLRVFRAIGDERCTLEECRRMIAGVDKNRDGFVCFEEFSCMMEMQR, via the coding sequence ATGAAGTTCATTAACCCTAAAAACCTCTCTCCCAAACACCTTTTCCGTTCCAAGAAGGAAAAATCATCCGTATCACGATCCGACCCGCTTTCCTTCGGGTCAGCTTCTTCCTCTGACGACTCCACTCACAAAGCCGTCACCGGAGGCTCTCAAACACCTACCAGCGTCCTTCCTGAAGCATCGTCCAGCTCGTGGTCCGACGTCACCGTCGAAGTTCAATGGGAGCTTGCTCAGGCGTTCAGATTAATCGACCGCGACAACGACGGCGTCGTTTCGCGTGAAGAACTCGAAGCCGTTCTGACGCGCCTCGGAGCGCGTCCGCCTAGCTCCGAGGAGATCGAGATGATGCTAAGCGAAGTTGATAGCGATGGTAGAGGATGCATAAGCGTGGAATCGATCATGAACCGGATTGGATCGGGTTCGGCTTCGGCTTCGGATCCGAATCCGGAGGAAGAACTGAGGGAAGCGTTTGAGGTTTTTGATACGGATCGGGATGGGAGAATCTCCGCGGAAGAGTTGTTGAGGGTTTTTAGAGCAATTGGGGATGAACGGTGTACGTTAGAGGAGTGCCGGCGTATGATAGCAGGTGTTGATAAAAACAGAGATGGGTTTGTCTGTTTCGAGGAGTTTTCGTGTATGATGGAGATGCAGCGATGA